A region of uncultured Desulfobacter sp. DNA encodes the following proteins:
- a CDS encoding OmpA family protein: MGTFYLTLTFPGRMIFVLIPLYLVLFYYTGIANGAYQPPGSDPEQYSIAELEGILGDYRTQLNILNDQLHDTQKDLDWLVVKINGISDSGRYVPGVLHESVGLKEKKISQLKAQRKYLDEVIASYQKIYETKKKLGHEKTQITVSSISDMNDSVKVLDKSNMTANLGGIEQAVKNAGLEDWVEVLEGDGSCAKINNSLPILFSSGSAALAKEYKSFLKKLALLLKPYDVKVYVNGYADPDPIHTKQYPSNLELGASRAANVVHEMVRNGLKPDIFKIGSTGEYRFAAKMQSSKKTFQRRVQVTVVFSG, encoded by the coding sequence ATGGGAACTTTTTATCTGACATTGACATTCCCAGGCAGAATGATATTTGTCCTGATACCTTTGTATCTGGTGCTTTTTTATTATACCGGCATTGCCAATGGCGCTTATCAACCACCCGGATCTGATCCGGAACAGTATTCAATTGCAGAACTTGAGGGCATTCTTGGAGACTATCGGACCCAGTTGAATATCTTGAATGACCAACTTCATGATACTCAGAAAGATCTTGACTGGCTTGTCGTTAAAATCAACGGCATATCTGACTCAGGGCGATATGTGCCAGGGGTGCTTCATGAGTCTGTCGGGTTGAAAGAAAAAAAAATTTCCCAGCTTAAAGCGCAAAGGAAATATCTTGATGAAGTTATTGCATCATACCAGAAAATTTATGAGACAAAAAAAAAACTGGGACATGAGAAAACACAGATCACTGTTTCGTCTATATCGGATATGAACGACAGTGTGAAAGTCTTAGACAAATCCAATATGACAGCAAACCTTGGAGGAATTGAACAGGCCGTTAAAAATGCCGGTCTTGAAGACTGGGTGGAGGTTCTGGAGGGTGACGGCAGCTGCGCAAAAATTAACAATTCATTGCCCATTCTTTTCTCCTCGGGCAGCGCGGCCCTGGCCAAAGAGTACAAATCCTTTCTAAAGAAACTGGCGCTGCTCCTTAAACCCTATGATGTTAAAGTTTATGTCAATGGATATGCAGATCCAGATCCCATACATACCAAACAGTATCCATCAAATCTGGAATTGGGTGCATCCCGAGCTGCCAACGTTGTTCATGAAATGGTAAGAAATGGTTTGAAGCCGGATATTTTTAAAATCGGATCAACAGGAGAGTACAGGTTTGCAGCCAAGATGCAGTCATCAAAGAAAACCTTCCAGCGCCGTGTACAAGTTACGGTTGTATTCAGTGGGTAA
- a CDS encoding sulfotransferase — MPENLLKYLPSIVASAIVFVELFYRLPFAWQVKQVREISLKSIHTVTSSKISDHWKEKVLPVYSLKIFCSSILFGIYLVAAFSVFVFIYGLVGLIFFDTFNDSVASLYQWRVEGIICIVGIGYALLRKRMGGGELKKSLESNYSLSSKLLHHMALGSTAIREISFDIDCMLTRASVDAGTGTMSPVYVSGLARAGTTILMESFYKTGLFASLTYRDMPFVLAPGLWAKISGRHRTHTKLKERAHADRLLVNYDSPEAFEEVFWKTFSHKKYIHDSYLDVWRWDDNEVVEKYRRYVSNITNKNKGIESETKRYLAKNNNNLLRIDTLRSAFPDAKIIVPFRHPVDHAGSLMAQHKRFLEVHKSDPFARAYMNWLGHFEFGSEFRPFKMGAACLPESPDVLMDQAYWLKYWREVYHYIIETHADQVIFFDYNYFCQFPAKVFERIEVKLGIEDNKLLNLAGNIKPAISYCTTSGKDLSSDVKKVYQILQELSI, encoded by the coding sequence ATGCCGGAGAATCTGTTAAAATATCTGCCCTCCATCGTTGCCTCGGCTATAGTTTTTGTAGAACTTTTTTACCGGCTGCCATTTGCCTGGCAGGTAAAACAGGTTCGGGAAATTTCTTTAAAATCGATTCATACCGTAACCAGTTCAAAAATTTCAGATCACTGGAAAGAAAAGGTTTTACCTGTTTATTCGTTAAAAATATTTTGTTCCAGTATCTTGTTCGGTATTTATCTGGTTGCGGCCTTTTCTGTTTTTGTATTCATCTATGGCTTGGTTGGGCTTATTTTTTTTGATACCTTCAATGACTCGGTCGCAAGCCTCTATCAATGGCGCGTTGAAGGTATTATCTGTATTGTCGGCATAGGATATGCCCTGTTGCGGAAAAGAATGGGAGGTGGGGAGTTAAAAAAATCCCTTGAGAGTAATTATTCTCTGTCTTCCAAACTTCTTCACCATATGGCCCTTGGCAGTACCGCGATCAGGGAAATTTCATTTGATATTGATTGCATGCTGACCAGGGCCTCGGTTGATGCAGGGACAGGGACAATGTCTCCGGTGTATGTGTCCGGCTTGGCAAGGGCAGGTACTACCATTCTCATGGAGTCTTTTTATAAAACCGGTTTGTTTGCCTCTCTGACATACAGGGATATGCCCTTTGTTTTGGCGCCAGGCCTGTGGGCAAAGATTTCAGGCCGTCATCGTACCCATACTAAATTAAAAGAACGTGCCCATGCAGATAGGCTCCTGGTAAATTATGACAGTCCGGAAGCCTTTGAGGAAGTGTTTTGGAAAACGTTTTCCCATAAAAAGTATATCCATGATTCTTACCTTGATGTCTGGCGCTGGGATGACAATGAAGTTGTCGAAAAATACAGGAGGTACGTATCTAATATTACCAATAAAAATAAAGGGATAGAATCTGAAACAAAACGTTATCTTGCAAAGAATAATAACAATTTATTGCGTATCGATACGCTTCGTTCCGCTTTCCCGGATGCCAAAATTATTGTGCCGTTCCGCCATCCTGTGGATCACGCCGGATCCCTCATGGCACAACATAAAAGGTTTTTAGAAGTACATAAGAGTGACCCCTTTGCACGCGCCTATATGAATTGGCTGGGGCATTTCGAATTCGGCTCCGAATTCAGGCCCTTTAAAATGGGGGCAGCATGTCTTCCTGAGTCACCTGACGTCCTGATGGACCAGGCTTACTGGCTAAAGTATTGGAGAGAGGTTTACCATTATATTATAGAAACCCATGCTGACCAGGTGATTTTCTTTGACTATAATTATTTTTGTCAGTTCCCGGCTAAAGTCTTTGAACGGATTGAGGTTAAGTTGGGGATAGAAGATAACAAACTGCTCAATCTGGCCGGGAACATCAAACCGGCGATATCCTACTGCACCACATCAGGGAAGGACCTTTCTTCGGATGTGAAAAAGGTCTACCAAATACTGCAGGAACTATCCATATGA
- a CDS encoding arylsulfotransferase family protein — protein sequence MSEKKNRGSFLRLLALCWLVFLTSFCAGIYIYVAKIWPYPIIITIEKFLAGHPEENTSLLEKLENDLDIIPARHLVNSEKEYDIPEDYQELKGLGLKSHRENPRIFFAGNAPKGYRVIQGVFDFKDSFHGVILFGQDQRVMNIWHIRQDDVEWEHRPDNNCFPHGFVIGRDGSIVTAFDAGTSLTKYDWCGNILWRVKGGFHHSIAFDGDSAIWTWGKVGAEIGYGDNLIKVDYRTGKILKEFHMNEVVKANLDIDIFSILQEDSAEGSKWIGDESGGRWHVNDIDPLPANLEQYYPRFKAGDLLLSLRSPDLICVIDPDTYRVKWWRQGLTRRQHDPDWNSKGTITIFNNNMHRGYSSIVELNPRSYEYHHVLKGKDYQFYTWMRGKHQLLPNGGYLITSTQQGRVFETNEKGDIVFEFINLFGKDKGFLAVSEAVFLPLDYFKELPECAKQ from the coding sequence TTGAGTGAGAAAAAAAACAGAGGCTCTTTTTTAAGATTACTGGCCCTTTGCTGGCTGGTTTTCCTGACATCATTTTGTGCAGGCATATATATTTACGTCGCTAAAATTTGGCCTTACCCGATAATTATTACGATTGAAAAATTTCTGGCCGGGCATCCTGAGGAAAATACTTCGTTATTAGAGAAATTGGAAAATGATCTGGATATTATTCCGGCCCGCCACCTTGTTAATTCTGAAAAAGAATACGATATCCCGGAAGATTATCAGGAACTGAAAGGGTTGGGTTTGAAATCCCACCGGGAAAACCCCCGGATCTTTTTTGCCGGTAATGCACCTAAAGGGTATCGGGTGATACAAGGGGTCTTTGATTTTAAGGATTCATTCCACGGGGTAATTCTATTCGGGCAAGATCAGAGGGTGATGAATATATGGCACATCCGTCAGGATGATGTTGAGTGGGAGCACCGTCCTGATAACAACTGCTTCCCCCACGGGTTTGTTATTGGCCGGGATGGTTCCATCGTGACTGCTTTTGATGCCGGCACCTCGTTGACAAAGTATGACTGGTGCGGAAATATTCTCTGGAGAGTAAAAGGTGGTTTCCATCATTCAATCGCGTTTGACGGGGATTCAGCCATATGGACCTGGGGCAAAGTCGGTGCTGAAATCGGTTATGGCGATAATCTTATTAAAGTGGATTACCGTACCGGTAAAATTCTAAAAGAGTTTCATATGAATGAAGTGGTTAAGGCCAATCTGGATATTGATATTTTCAGTATTCTGCAGGAGGATTCAGCCGAGGGATCCAAATGGATCGGAGATGAGAGCGGTGGGCGATGGCACGTCAACGATATTGATCCGTTACCCGCAAATTTGGAACAGTATTACCCCCGGTTTAAAGCCGGTGATCTGCTGCTCAGCCTGCGGTCCCCTGACCTCATCTGTGTGATTGATCCTGATACCTATCGTGTCAAGTGGTGGCGCCAGGGCCTGACCCGCAGACAGCATGATCCGGACTGGAATTCAAAGGGGACCATAACTATATTCAATAATAATATGCATCGAGGCTATTCAAGTATTGTTGAACTTAATCCCAGGTCTTATGAGTATCATCATGTTTTAAAAGGCAAAGATTATCAGTTTTATACCTGGATGAGGGGGAAACACCAGCTGCTTCCAAACGGGGGATATCTTATCACCTCAACCCAGCAGGGACGGGTATTTGAAACTAATGAAAAAGGTGATATTGTTTTTGAATTTATAAACCTTTTTGGAAAGGATAAAGGCTTTTTGGCTGTGTCCGAGGCAGTATTCCTTCCGCTGGATTATTTTAAGGAGTTACCTGAATGCGCAAAACAATAA
- a CDS encoding MBOAT family O-acyltransferase, producing the protein MVFSSIEYLFIFIPAFLFAYLLLPFKNGVLLFFSILFYMWGEGYYVAVLLASIGINTIIGYAISANQKNAKVWLSTGLFLNLFLLCLFKYLGFFLNDVFGLSIDLAAWHIRLPIGISFFTFQAISYLVDIYKKPETKDTDPIRVGTYIAMFPQLIAGPIVRYDSVASALKYRQTTLDNLKTGVFLFTVGLAQKTLIANNAAIAADNIFACPPEQISMATAWLGAASYTLQIYFDFSGYSHMAIGLGVCLGFRFPENFNFPYSASSITEFWRRWHISLSTWFRDYLYIPLGGNRKGRFSTYRNLWVVFLLCGLWHGASLTFVFWGAYHGLLLVLERSFLFSFLDRIPKFLGNVYTMFLVIIGWVFFRADDFGTGGMILLKMFGFKLNDTCIYVNQFIDNRLIVVCLIGFLFTRSCIIKFLPDLILQGLVTERLENQPGLRKRSTVLLWAVSAVLFIVSVFPILAGGYNPFIYFRF; encoded by the coding sequence ATGGTATTTTCCTCCATTGAGTATCTTTTTATTTTTATCCCTGCATTCTTATTTGCGTATTTGCTGTTGCCGTTTAAAAACGGGGTGCTGTTGTTTTTCAGCATTCTTTTTTATATGTGGGGGGAGGGGTACTATGTTGCTGTCCTCCTTGCATCAATCGGAATAAATACGATTATCGGGTATGCCATTTCAGCCAATCAGAAGAATGCAAAAGTCTGGCTTTCCACAGGGCTTTTCCTGAACTTGTTTTTACTCTGCCTGTTCAAGTATTTAGGCTTTTTTCTAAACGATGTTTTCGGTTTATCCATTGATCTTGCTGCCTGGCACATCAGGCTGCCCATAGGTATTTCATTTTTTACCTTTCAGGCGATTTCATATCTGGTTGACATATATAAAAAACCAGAAACAAAAGATACGGATCCAATCAGGGTGGGGACCTATATTGCCATGTTCCCCCAATTAATCGCAGGTCCAATTGTCCGGTATGATTCTGTAGCATCGGCTCTTAAATATCGTCAAACAACCCTTGACAACCTGAAAACCGGGGTTTTTCTTTTTACCGTCGGGCTGGCGCAAAAGACATTGATCGCCAATAACGCAGCTATTGCTGCAGATAATATTTTTGCCTGTCCCCCGGAGCAGATCAGCATGGCCACGGCATGGCTGGGAGCTGCGTCCTACACCCTTCAGATTTATTTTGATTTTTCGGGATATTCCCATATGGCGATAGGCCTTGGCGTATGCCTGGGGTTCAGGTTTCCTGAAAATTTCAACTTCCCCTATTCGGCATCATCCATTACAGAGTTCTGGCGCAGGTGGCATATTTCCCTTTCAACCTGGTTTAGAGATTATCTGTACATTCCCCTTGGCGGAAACAGAAAAGGCCGGTTTTCGACTTATAGAAATCTGTGGGTTGTATTTTTGCTATGCGGGTTGTGGCACGGAGCCTCTCTAACATTTGTATTCTGGGGGGCTTATCATGGATTATTACTGGTCCTGGAGCGATCGTTCTTGTTTTCGTTTTTAGATCGCATTCCCAAATTTTTAGGAAACGTATATACAATGTTTCTTGTGATTATCGGATGGGTATTTTTTCGGGCAGATGATTTTGGAACCGGAGGAATGATTCTGCTAAAAATGTTCGGATTTAAACTGAATGACACCTGTATTTATGTGAATCAGTTTATAGATAACAGATTGATTGTGGTCTGTTTGATTGGATTTCTGTTTACCCGGTCGTGTATCATAAAGTTTTTGCCGGATTTGATCCTGCAGGGACTTGTTACGGAAAGATTGGAAAATCAGCCCGGTCTCAGGAAAAGATCAACGGTTCTGCTGTGGGCTGTTTCTGCTGTGCTTTTTATCGTGTCTGTTTTTCCTATCCTTGCCGGCGGATATAATCCTTTTATTTACTTCAGGTTTTAA
- a CDS encoding glycosyltransferase produces the protein MGQNITALIVTHNRLDKLKKNLSRTLVQDFHGVVVINCGSTDGTKEYLDNLQDSRLVAVHIKNIGGAGGFSFGARWLTRHLKTDWVVFFDDDAMPDKNLIDKFRRSNLKNYHAIACHVWAPGDLLPLMNTPVKRYPYTFGRLLRYLSGRKKMLISPEDLNTRITPVEAASFAGFFIRFDVLQKTWKAINADLFIYYDDIFYTLWLHKSGYRLVFIPQLKFFHDVEQSNRMPAWKIYFLARNIFSLRPLCSGPTFPGLALLKLGSLAGVILKNKIPGTAGLKLFITGILDGMVGNFTRFGQTDPIEKIIRHGLKNGSKV, from the coding sequence TTGGGACAAAACATAACGGCCTTGATTGTCACCCACAACCGCCTCGACAAGCTGAAAAAAAACCTGTCCCGAACCCTTGTCCAGGATTTTCATGGTGTTGTCGTGATAAACTGCGGCTCCACGGATGGGACGAAGGAATACCTGGATAACCTGCAAGATTCCCGGCTGGTTGCCGTTCACATTAAAAATATCGGCGGTGCAGGAGGGTTTTCTTTTGGCGCCCGTTGGCTTACCCGCCATTTAAAAACTGACTGGGTCGTTTTTTTTGATGATGATGCAATGCCCGACAAAAATCTTATCGACAAATTCAGGCGATCCAACCTGAAGAATTACCATGCCATTGCCTGCCATGTATGGGCTCCGGGAGACCTTCTCCCATTAATGAACACGCCGGTAAAGCGTTATCCGTATACATTCGGTCGCCTTTTACGATATCTTTCAGGGCGAAAAAAAATGCTTATCAGCCCGGAAGACTTAAACACTCGTATCACGCCCGTGGAAGCGGCTTCCTTCGCCGGTTTTTTTATCCGGTTTGACGTATTGCAGAAGACCTGGAAAGCCATAAACGCCGACCTGTTCATTTACTATGATGATATTTTTTATACACTTTGGCTTCACAAATCAGGGTATCGCCTTGTTTTCATACCGCAGTTAAAATTTTTTCACGATGTAGAACAGAGCAACCGTATGCCTGCCTGGAAAATTTATTTCCTTGCAAGAAACATCTTCAGCCTTCGCCCCTTATGTTCGGGGCCTACCTTCCCGGGATTGGCTTTGCTTAAACTTGGCAGCCTTGCCGGCGTTATTCTGAAAAATAAAATTCCCGGGACAGCCGGGTTAAAATTATTTATAACGGGTATCCTGGATGGAATGGTGGGCAATTTCACTAGATTTGGACAAACCGACCCCATAGAAAAAATCATCCGTCACGGATTAAAAAATGGATCAAAAGTCTGA
- a CDS encoding glycosyltransferase family 4 protein, with translation MDQKSDKRCLVYVVNVDWYFKLHWLNRARASLARGYRVYLIAAFVTPGLKEEFESQGFECIHIQLSRTGINPMQEIQSAFHIYRTLKRIQPDIIHTITVKPNIYAGIAANRLGIASIKSITGLGAVFSSQEFFFRIIRKLILRLYKLTGKGSQGAFVFENTADQAVFKKNGLDKRQELIHIPGAGIDINRFRFFSKPPSNKLKVLFAARLLKNKGLDTLIQGVEKAKAKGCPCDLLVAGIFDPAAKAAYSKAEINSLAASGRIQWLGQVDDMPSLLQQVDVVALPTRYGEGIPRILIEAGAVGRLVIATNVPGCSQLIRNNVTGILVRPHDVAAVCMALLDIWNHPARYAKLPENLHKEILNLYTDNVVISRFLTLYARFTQA, from the coding sequence ATGGATCAAAAGTCTGACAAACGCTGCCTAGTCTATGTTGTTAATGTGGACTGGTATTTTAAACTCCACTGGCTGAACAGGGCTCGGGCATCATTGGCCCGGGGCTACCGGGTTTATCTCATTGCCGCTTTTGTCACGCCGGGATTAAAGGAAGAGTTCGAAAGCCAGGGGTTTGAGTGTATCCATATCCAACTGTCCAGAACCGGTATTAATCCGATGCAGGAGATACAAAGTGCATTTCACATATATAGAACCCTTAAACGAATACAACCGGACATTATACACACCATCACCGTCAAGCCCAATATCTATGCGGGCATTGCCGCAAACCGGCTTGGTATTGCCTCCATTAAAAGTATCACCGGGCTTGGGGCTGTTTTTTCAAGTCAGGAATTCTTTTTCCGGATTATTCGAAAACTTATCCTTCGTTTGTATAAACTGACAGGCAAAGGGAGCCAGGGGGCCTTTGTGTTTGAAAACACAGCAGATCAGGCTGTGTTTAAAAAAAACGGCCTGGATAAAAGGCAAGAGCTGATCCATATCCCGGGAGCCGGTATTGACATCAACCGGTTCCGATTTTTTTCAAAACCTCCTTCAAACAAACTTAAAGTATTGTTTGCAGCCCGACTGCTGAAAAACAAGGGGCTGGATACCCTGATTCAGGGTGTAGAAAAAGCAAAGGCCAAAGGCTGTCCCTGCGATTTGCTGGTAGCCGGCATCTTTGACCCTGCTGCCAAAGCCGCCTACTCTAAGGCTGAAATAAATTCCCTTGCCGCGTCAGGAAGAATTCAATGGCTCGGACAGGTAGACGACATGCCGTCTCTGCTCCAACAGGTGGATGTTGTGGCTCTGCCTACCCGTTACGGTGAAGGCATTCCAAGAATTTTGATTGAAGCAGGCGCTGTAGGCCGACTGGTCATCGCAACAAACGTTCCGGGATGCAGTCAGTTGATCCGGAACAATGTTACCGGTATCCTTGTCCGGCCCCATGATGTGGCAGCCGTCTGTATGGCCCTGCTCGATATTTGGAACCATCCGGCCCGGTACGCAAAACTGCCTGAAAATCTGCACAAGGAGATACTGAACCTTTACACGGACAACGTGGTTATATCCCGCTTTTTAACCCTGTACGCCCGTTTCACCCAAGCCTGA